TCCTCTTCGCCCCCGTGGGGGCCCTGGTGCCCAAGGCCCTCTCCGACCTGGAGCCCGGAGGGGTGGCGGTCCTGGCGGGGATCCACATGAGCCCCATCCCCGAAATGCCCTACCGCCTCCTCTGGGAGGAGCGGGTCCTGCGCTCGGTGGCCAACCTTACCCGGGAGGACGCCCGAGCCTTCCTAGAGATCGCGCCCAAGGTGCCGGTGAGGGCGGAGGTGGAGGCCCTTCCCCTGGAGGAGGCGGAGCGGGCCCTGGAGGCCTTGCGGCGGGGCCGGGCTAGGGGCGCCTTGGTCCTCGTCCCCTGAGGCCTTCCAGGATCCAAAGCCCGAAGGCCTCCTCCCGGGCCCGCCGCCTCAGGGCCTCGAGGTCCAGAGCCCTCCTCGGGGTGGGCTCCAGGGCCACCTTGGGAAGGGGAGAGGCCTCCAGAAGGGCGAGGAAGGCCTCATCGTTCCAGGGGGGGACGAAGGCCCCCGAACGGCAGAGGAAGGCCCGGTGGAAGGTCCCCTCCACCGGGCCTCCGGGGTCTACGGCCCTCAGGAGGGGCACCCGGGGCTCGGGTTCCCGGGAGGGGTCCCGCCAGGGGGGGTAGAGGACCCGGAGGCGGGCCCCCAGGCGGTGGTAGAAGGCCATCCAGTCGTCGCAGGCCGGCTCCTCCCCTAGGGGGCGGTACCCCGCGTCGTGGTGGGCGTCCAAAAGCACCACCTCCTCTACCCCTTGGCGCACCGCCTCGTGGAAGGCCAGGGCGTTGGAGTCGGCGTAGTAGAGGACGGCGCCCGGGGCGAAGGCGAAGCGCTCCCAAAACCCCTCCCACCCCAAGACCCCTGGGAGGGGAAGGCCCCGGAGGAGGAAGGCCAGGGCCCGCTCCTCCCAGGCCTCGAGGAGGTAGTAGGGGGTCTCAAAGTGGGCCCAGGCGAACAGGGGGACCAGGGGGTCCTCGGGGTCCTGGGGGACGGGGAAGAAGTAGTCAAAGTCCACCACTAAAAGCCGCATCCTTCTTGCTTAGCCAAAGCCCCGCGGGGACTTTCTACCGGGGCCCGCATGGCATAGCCAAGGCCCCCGCCTCCCGGCGGGGACCAGGGCGCCCTTCGGGCTACCAGATGTAGAAGAGGGTGACGATGAAGAGCCAGACCGCGTCCACCAGGTGCCAGTACATGCTGGCGGCCTCGAGGGTGCCGTGGTTGTGCAGGGTGATCTTGCCCCGGAGGGCTTGCAGGTAGGCGAGGATGAGGCCAAAGCCCCCGATGACCACGTGCAGACCGTGGAGGCCCACGATGGTGAAGAAGGCCGCCGTCCAGAGGTTCTCCTGCCAGGAAGAGTGGTGGTGGAACTGGTAGAACTCCCAGGCCTGGAAGAGGAAGAAGAGGACGCCGAGGAGGATGGTGACGAGGAGGCCAAAGCGGAAGGGGTTGAAGCGGCCCCGCCTAAGGTCGTGGTGGGCGAAGTGGACGGTGAAGGAGGAGCTCACCAGGAGAAAGGTGTTGAGGAGGGCGAGCCAAAGGGCGGGCCTTTCGGCCGGGGGCACCGCGTGGCCGGAGAGGCGGAGGTAGAGGTAGCCGGCAATGAGGATGGCGAAGAGGCCCACCTCGGAGACGATGAACCAGGCCATCCCCATCCAGGCGTTGGACTTGCCCGTGACGGTGTGGTGCTCCACCGGGTGGCTGTACTCGTCCTCCAGGGCCCACCGCACGAGGCCGTAGGCGAAGAGGGCGAGGAAGAGCCACATCCAGACGTTGGGCACGGGGAGGGCGGCCACACTCACGAAGAAGGCGAAGAGGGTGGCGGCGGAGTAGAAGGGCCAGAAGGAGCTGTTGGGCAGGTGGATGTGGCCCGGGTCCTCCGGCTTCAGCTCCACCCCCCGCCTAGGCCAGTCGTAAAGGGGCCGCTCCGAGTGGAACTCCTTGGGCAAGACCACGTCAAAGTTGTGGGCCTTGGGGGGAGAGTCCGTGAGCCACTCCAGGGTGTAGCCCCCCCAGGGGTTGGCCGGGGCCTTCTCGCCCGAGCGGAGGCTCTTCAGCATGGTGTAGACCCAGACCAGGCCGCCCAGGCCCAGGATGTAGGCCCCGAGGGTGGAGAGAAGGTTGAGCTCGGGCCAGCCGGCGATGTCGGCGTTGTAGGTGTAGTAGCGCCGGGGCATCCCCAGGTAGCCCAGGGCGTACTGGGGCAGGAAGGTGAGGAGGTAGCCCACCAGGAAGAGCCAGAAGTGGAGGCGGCCCAGCCTTTCGTCGTACATCCGGCCCGTCATCTTGGGCCACCAGTAGTAAAGCCCGGCGAAGGCCCCGAAGCCCGAGCCCGCCATGAGGACGTTGTGGAAGTGGGCCACCACGAAGTAGGAGTCCTGGAAGTGGTAGTCCAGGGGGACCATGGAGAGCATGACCCCGGTGATCCCCCCGAGGAGGAAGTTGAAGATGAAGCCCAGGACCCAAAGGAGGGGGGTCTTCATCTGGAGCTTCCCGCCCCAGAGGGTGCCGATGATGTTAAAGAGCTTAACCCCGGTGGGCACGGCGATGAGGGCGGTGAAGAAGGCGAAGGCGATCTGGAAGAGGGTGCTCTCCCCCACGGTGAACATGTGGTGGGCCCAGACCATGGTGCCCAGGACCACGATGCCCATCTGGGCCCAGACCATCTGCCGGTAGCCGAAGAGGGGCTTCCTGGCGAAGGTAGAGGCCACCTCGGCGAGGATCCCCAGGTAGGGCAGGAGCATCACGTAGACCGTGGGGTGGGAGTAGAACCAGAAGAACTGCTGGAAGAGGACGGGGTCCCCCCCGATCTCCGGGTTGAACCAGGAGAGGCCGATCTTCCTTTCCAAAAGGACAAGGAGGCTCGCCGAGGTGAGCCCGGCCAGGCTGAAGAGGTTGAGGACGCTGGCGGCGAAGACGCTCCAAACGTACATGGGCATCTTCCAGAGGCTCATCCCCTGGGCCCTTAGGTTATAGATGGTGGCGATGAAGTTGGCGTTGCCCAGGAGGCTGGAAAAGCCCAGGAGGAGGATGGCCGCCATGTAGAAGTTCACCCCGCTTCCCGACTGGGCGGAGAAGGGGTAGTAGAAGGTCCAGCCCACCGAGGGGGCCCCGCCGGGGAAGAAGTAGCTCATGAGGGCGAGAAGGATCGCCCCCAGGAAGGCCCAGTAGCTGAAGGCGTTCACCCGGGGCAGGGCCACGTCCCTCGCCCCCAGCATCAGGGGCACCACGAAGTTGCCGAAGCCGGTGAGCCCCGCCTGGATGATGAAGAAGAAGAGCATGGTGGCCCCGTGCAGGGTGAGGACCTGGTTGTACTGCTCCCCGGTGAGGAAGTGGTTGTTGGGCACCGCGAGCTGGGTGCGGATGAGGAGGGAGAAGACCCCCGCCAGGGCGAAGGCGAAGAAAGCGGTGGCCGTGTACAGGAGGCCGATCTTCTTGTGGTCTACGGTGGTGAGGAGGTCCCAGAGGGCCCCTAAGAAACCGGTTTTGGGCTTTGCCGCAATCGCCATGCCGATCCTCCCATTCAGAACCGGGGCAGGGCCTTGAGGTCCAGGCCCGCCACCCTAAGCCCCTCGAGGTAGCGCACGAGGGCGTCCAGATCCCCCTCCGAAAGCTGGGGGAAGCCGGGCATCTTGACCCCGGGCTTCATGCCGGCGGGGTTTTTGATCCAGGCCTTCAGGTTCTCCGGGGTGTGGTCCACGATCCCCGCCCCCAGGCTCGTGCGGTTGCCAAAAAGCCCGAGCTCAGGCCCGATGACTGCCGGCGGCACGGACCGCGCCACGCCGTGGCAGGCGGCGCAGTTCTGCTGGAACACCTGCCTTCCCCGGGCATCGGCCACGGGGGGCGGCGCCTTGGCCTCCTCCACGAAGCGGCCAAAGGCCTCCTTGGGCACCACAAGGACCCGGAAGAGCATCCGGGCGTGGCTGGGCCCGCAGAGCTCGGCGCAGAAGCCGTAGTAGTTCCCAGGCTCCTTGGGGGTGAAGCGGATCAGGGTCTTTTGTCCCGGGATGGCATCCCGCTTGCCCGCAAGACCCGGCACCCAGAAGGAGTGGATCACGTCCTTGGAGGTGATGGTGAACTCCACGGGCACGCCCAGGGGCAGGATGAGCTCGTTGGAGTTCCTGAGACCGAGCTCGGGATAGTGGAAGTCCCACCAGAACTGGTAGCCCGTCACCTCCACCTTGAGGGCCCCGGGAATGGGCCGGTTCACCTGGATGAGGGCCTTGGCCGTGAGCCCGAAAAGCACCAGGACGATGAAGATAGGGATCAGGGTCCAGAGCACCTCGAGGCGCTCGTTCCCGTGGATCTGGGGGGGCTCGGCCGTGTCGTCGGGCCGGGCCCGGAACTTCCAGGTGACATAGGCCAGGCTCCCCGCCACCACCAGGAAGATGACGAAGGAGAAGAAGTAGACCCAGGGCCAGAGGAAGGCCACCTCCTGGTTGTAGGAGCCCCCGGGATGGGTGATGGCCACCCGGTGCCCCTCCTGGGCCAGCGCCATACCCAGGAAAGCCAGTGCCAACGCAGCACGTCTCATCCGGTTCCTCCTTAAAGCGCCCTGTCCACCGCCATGGCCGCGAACAAGAGGGCCAGGTACAGCATAGAGTACTTATACAGCGAAACCGCCGTGCTCCGTTCGGGCTGGCGATAGAGGGCGAGGCTCTTAAGGATAAGCAAGAGATTAAGGACGAAGCTGAAGGCCAGGTAAAGGAGGCCAAGCTCGCCCAGCATCAGGGGCATGAGGGAGATGAGGGCAGTGAGGACCGCGTAGAGGGCGATCTGCATCACGGTGACCCTTTCCCCCAGCACCACGGGGAGCATGGGCACCCCCACGGCCCGGTAGTCGTCCTGGATCAGGAGGGCCAGGGCCCAGAAGTGCACGGGCGTCCAGAAGAAGATGAGGGCGAAGAGGTACCAGGCGAAGAGGCTGAGGTCCCCCGTGACCGCGGCCCAGCCCACGAGGGGCGGAAAGGCCCCCGCCGCCCCGCCGATGACGATGTTGTGCCAAGTGCGCCGTTTCAGGTAAAGGGTGTAGACCAGGACGTACCAGATGAGGCCCATGAGGGCCAGGGTGGCCGCGAGGAGGTTCGCCCCCCAGAAGAGGACCAAAAAGCCCAGGAGGGCCAGGGCCAGGGCGAAGAGGAGGGCGTCCCGGCTGGAGACCCTCTGGGTGACGGTGGGCCTCCTGGCGGTGCGCCGCATCCGGGCGTCAATGTCCCGGTCCACCACCATGTTGATGGCGTTGGCCGCCCCGGCCATCAGGTACCCTCCCAGGGCCACGGCGAGGAAGACGGGAAGCCCCGGCCAGCCCCGGGCGGCGATGAGCGTGGCCAGGAGGGCGGTGAAGAGGAGGAGGCTCACCACCTTGGGCTTGGTGAGGGCCAGGTAGTCCCGCCAGGTGGCCCCGCCCGTCCCCCGGTGGGCCTCGAGGCCCCCCTCCCCGAGCTCCACCCGCTGGGCGTCCCGGCCCAGGGCGGAGGCGGCCAGGAGGACGAAGGCGAGCCAGACGGCGTAGGCCAGGAGGAGGTGAAGGAGCTGCATCCAGACCGGGGCCTTGAGCCAGACGTTCACCAGCCCCAAAAGGAGCTGGACCCCGTAGAGGTAGGCGAGGGCGTGGGCCAGGAGGCGGGTCCTGGGGGAGGGGCGGAGGTGGGCGGCCAGGTACCCGGTGAAGACCACGTAGAGCCCCACGCTCACGGCGATCAGGGGGTGCAAGACCCTGAGGCGCACCAGGAAGTGCTCCCCCGGGCTCAAGGAGCGCTCCAGGGCCTCGAGGGTGCTCCGCACGGGAAAGAGGAGGTCGCCTAAGGCCGTGACCGCCCCGCTCATGCCCAGGAAGAGGAGGGCGAGCAGGCCGAGGAGGAGGGCGGGCCCCACCGCCCCCTGCCCCCGAAGGCGCAAGGGGGTACCCCCAGAGGCCCACCAGGCGGTGAGGACCAGGGCGGCGAGGAGAAAGTAGGTGTTGGCCAGGTGGACCATCTGGACCACGGCCCGGGCGGCGCTGGCGTTTTGGGCCGTCCAGCCGAAGAGGACCAGGGAGGCCCCCACCAGGCTCTCCGTGACCATGAAAAGGAGGGCAAGCCCCGCCCCGAAGCGGGCCGGGTGCCCCTTGGGAAAGGCGCGGAGTGCCCAGAGGAAGAGGGCGAGAACGGAGAGAAACGCGAGGCCCGAGGTGGCCCGGTGGGTGAACTCAATGAGGGTCTCCACCTGGGGCGCGCGGGGGATCACCTCCCCGTTGCAGGTGGGCCAGTGGGCCCCGCACCCGGCCCCCGAACCGGTGGCCCGCACAAAGGCCCCGAAGAGGGCCACGAGGAGGTTGGCCAGAAGGACGCCCCAGGCGTAACGGTTGAACCAGGCTTGGCGCATAGGAACCCCGTCCCCCAGACGGTACAGGCTACCATTTTGCCAAAGGGGCCCGCCAGGGGGTGAGGTACATTTGTCCCTGCCGCCCTCGAGGCCCCATACGCCCACCCCCTATCGCCCCTACTCCACCCGGGGGCCCGCCCGGCGCACCGCCTCCTCCACCCCCTGGGCATACTTCTGGAAGTTATCCTGGAAAAGCCGGGCAAGCCTCTCTGCCTGCCGGTCGTAGGCCTCCTTGTCCGCCCAAGTCTTTCGGGGATCCAGGAGGTCTTGGGGAACCCCGGGGACCTCGAGGGGCACCTCAAAGCCGAAGACGGGGTCCTTCCGGTAGGCCACCCGGTCCAAGGCCCCGGAAAGGGCAGCCTTGAGGAGGGCCCGGGTGAGGGGAAGGGGGAAGCGGCGCCCCACCCCGTAGGGCCCCCCGGTCCAGCCCGTGTTCACCAGGTAGACCTTGGGGCCGTGCTTCTTGATCTTTTCCCCCAGCATCCCGGCGTAGACCCCGGGGTGCATGGGAAGGAACGGGGCCCCGAAGCAGGCGGAGAAGGTGGCCTTGGGCTCGGTGACGCCCCGTTCCGTGCCCGCTACCCGGGCGGTGTAGCCCGAGAGGAAGTAGTACATGGCCTGTTCCGGGGAGAGGCGGGCGATGGGGGGAAGGACCCCGTAGGCGTCGGCGGAGAGGAAGAAGAGGGCCCGGGGGTGCCCCGCGGTCCCCGAGCGCACCACGTTCTCCAGGTGGGCGATGGGGTAGGAGGCGCGGGTGTTCTCCGTTTTGGAGTCGTCGTCCCACTCCACCCGGCGGCTTTCCGGGTTCAGCACCACGTTCTCCAGGATGGCCTCAAACTGGTTGGCCGCCTTGTAGATGAGGGGCTCGTGCTCGGGGGAGAGGCGGATGACCTTGGCGTAGCACCCGCCTTCAAAGTTGAAGACCCCCTCCTCGCTCCAGCCGTGCTCGTCGTCGCCGATCAGGGGGCGGTCCGGGTCGGTGGACAGGGTGGTCTTGCCCGTGCCGGAGAGGCCGAAGAAAAGGGCCACGTCCCCCTCCTTCCCCACGTTGGCGGAGGCGTGCATGGGAAAGACCCCCTGCTTGACCATAAGGTAGTTGAGGACGGTGAAGACGCTCTTCTTGATCTCCCCGGCGTACTTGGTGCCCACGATGAGAATGAGCCTCTTGGCGAAGCTGATGCCCACGAAGACCTCGCTCCTCGTGCCGTCCCTTTCCGGCACCGCCTGGAAGTAGGGGGCGTGGACCACGGTGAAGCCGGGGACGAAAGCCTCCACCTCGTCGTCCCCAAAGCGGCGGGGCAGGAGGAACATGTTGCGGGCGAAGAGGGCATGCCAGGGGCTTTCCGTCACCACCCGCACCGCCAGGCGGTAACGCCGGTCCGCCCCGGCATAGAGGTCCTGGACGTAGAGGTCCTGCTCGGAGAGGTACGCGGCTACCCGTTCGTAGAGGGCTTGAAAGGCCTCTTGGGGAAAGGGCTGGTTCACCTCCCCCCACCAGATCTCCCCCTCCACGGCGGGCTCTTGGACCACAAACTTGTCCCTGGGGCTTCGGCCCGTATAGGGGGTGGTGTCCACCACCAAGGCACCCCTATGGGCCAAAAGGCCCTCTCCCCGGGCCAGGGTGTGCTCCACCAAGACGGGGGAAACGGTGTTCCAGAAGACCTGTTTCCTGGGATGGATGCCTATAGCGCCTAAGCGGTCCATAGGGGCCTCCTCACGTCCAAGGTATCACAAAGGGGTTTCCACGCCCCTCCCCTATCCCCCTTGCGTCAGGAGGGCGCGGGTGAGCCGCTTGCCCAGCTCCACCCCCGGCTGGTCAAAGGCGTTCACCTCCCAGAGCTCCCCCAGGAAGGCCGTCTGCCACATGAGGTGCTGGAGGAGCCAGCCCGCAGCGTAAGGAGAGACCTCGGAGAGGTAGAGGGCGTAGACCCTCTGGCCCGCCTCGGCCAGGGCCCGGTAGGTAGCCTCGGCCTCGGCCTTGAGGAGCTGGAAGAGGGTTTTGCCGAAGAGGTAGGAGGCGGCCTCGAGGCCCTCCACCTCTGGGATCTCCAGGTCCTCCACGGGGGCTTCGGGGATGACCAGGGCGAGGAGCTTGTCCAGGGGGCCCTCGCGGAAGAGCTGGACCTGGGCGTGCTGGTCCTGGGGCCCTTGGGCGGGGAGGGCGGTGGTCCCCACCCTCCTGCCCTCCCGGTCCACCTTGCCCAGGGACTCGTCGTGGAGCTGGACGAACCAGGCGGGGAGGTGGCGTAGCCTCTCCGAGTAGACCATGAAGACGTGGACGGGGAGGTGGCGGTGGAGGTGGAGGAGGAGGGCGGTCTTCAGGGGGAGGCTGGCCTCCAAGGGGGCCAAGGCGGTCTCGTTGGCCTTGCGGGCCCCCATGAGGAGGGCGTCCAGGTCGGCGCCGGCGAAGGCCAAGGGGAGAAGCCCCACGGGGGAAAAGACCGAGAAGCGCCCGCCCACCTCTTTAGGAATGGCGAAGGCCTTAAGCCCCTCCCGCTCGGCGAAGGCCCTTAGAGGCCCCCTCTCGGGGTCGGTGGTCACCACCAGGTGCCGCCGCCAGGCCTCCCCCAGGTGCGCCTTAAGCCACTTCAGGAAGACGGCGAGGCCCGCCAGGGTCTCCGCCGTGGACCCCGACTTGGAAACGGCGTTCACCAGGGTCTTCCCTGGGTCCAGAGCGCGGAGGAGCTCCCTTATAGGCTCGGGCTCTACGTGGTCCAGGTAGTGGAAGCGCACCCCGCTCTGGTTGAAGGCGGCCTCGAGGGCCTTAGGCCCCAAGGCGCTTCCCCCGATGCCGATGAGGACGAAGTCTTCCACCCAGGGGTTCGCCTCGCGGTAGCGGCGGACCTCCCTTAGGGTCTCCGTGTCCTCGGGGAGGTCCATCCAGCCGAGCATGCTCCCCGGGGCTTTGCGCTTGGCGAGGAGGCGCTCCCGGGCTTCCTTTAGGAGAGGGGCGTGCCGGCTTAGGGCCTCGGGAAAGTCTTTGAGGAAGCGGGTGTCCAGCCGGAGCATGGAGTGCAGTTTACACCCTTGCGGAGCTTCCTCTACCGGAGCTAGGCCCTAGCCCACGCCCCTTTG
Above is a window of Thermus islandicus DSM 21543 DNA encoding:
- the ctaD gene encoding cytochrome c oxidase subunit I yields the protein MAIAAKPKTGFLGALWDLLTTVDHKKIGLLYTATAFFAFALAGVFSLLIRTQLAVPNNHFLTGEQYNQVLTLHGATMLFFFIIQAGLTGFGNFVVPLMLGARDVALPRVNAFSYWAFLGAILLALMSYFFPGGAPSVGWTFYYPFSAQSGSGVNFYMAAILLLGFSSLLGNANFIATIYNLRAQGMSLWKMPMYVWSVFAASVLNLFSLAGLTSASLLVLLERKIGLSWFNPEIGGDPVLFQQFFWFYSHPTVYVMLLPYLGILAEVASTFARKPLFGYRQMVWAQMGIVVLGTMVWAHHMFTVGESTLFQIAFAFFTALIAVPTGVKLFNIIGTLWGGKLQMKTPLLWVLGFIFNFLLGGITGVMLSMVPLDYHFQDSYFVVAHFHNVLMAGSGFGAFAGLYYWWPKMTGRMYDERLGRLHFWLFLVGYLLTFLPQYALGYLGMPRRYYTYNADIAGWPELNLLSTLGAYILGLGGLVWVYTMLKSLRSGEKAPANPWGGYTLEWLTDSPPKAHNFDVVLPKEFHSERPLYDWPRRGVELKPEDPGHIHLPNSSFWPFYSAATLFAFFVSVAALPVPNVWMWLFLALFAYGLVRWALEDEYSHPVEHHTVTGKSNAWMGMAWFIVSEVGLFAILIAGYLYLRLSGHAVPPAERPALWLALLNTFLLVSSSFTVHFAHHDLRRGRFNPFRFGLLVTILLGVLFFLFQAWEFYQFHHHSSWQENLWTAAFFTIVGLHGLHVVIGGFGLILAYLQALRGKITLHNHGTLEAASMYWHLVDAVWLFIVTLFYIW
- the pgi gene encoding glucose-6-phosphate isomerase; protein product: MLRLDTRFLKDFPEALSRHAPLLKEARERLLAKRKAPGSMLGWMDLPEDTETLREVRRYREANPWVEDFVLIGIGGSALGPKALEAAFNQSGVRFHYLDHVEPEPIRELLRALDPGKTLVNAVSKSGSTAETLAGLAVFLKWLKAHLGEAWRRHLVVTTDPERGPLRAFAEREGLKAFAIPKEVGGRFSVFSPVGLLPLAFAGADLDALLMGARKANETALAPLEASLPLKTALLLHLHRHLPVHVFMVYSERLRHLPAWFVQLHDESLGKVDREGRRVGTTALPAQGPQDQHAQVQLFREGPLDKLLALVIPEAPVEDLEIPEVEGLEAASYLFGKTLFQLLKAEAEATYRALAEAGQRVYALYLSEVSPYAAGWLLQHLMWQTAFLGELWEVNAFDQPGVELGKRLTRALLTQGG
- the pckA gene encoding phosphoenolpyruvate carboxykinase (ATP), translated to MDRLGAIGIHPRKQVFWNTVSPVLVEHTLARGEGLLAHRGALVVDTTPYTGRSPRDKFVVQEPAVEGEIWWGEVNQPFPQEAFQALYERVAAYLSEQDLYVQDLYAGADRRYRLAVRVVTESPWHALFARNMFLLPRRFGDDEVEAFVPGFTVVHAPYFQAVPERDGTRSEVFVGISFAKRLILIVGTKYAGEIKKSVFTVLNYLMVKQGVFPMHASANVGKEGDVALFFGLSGTGKTTLSTDPDRPLIGDDEHGWSEEGVFNFEGGCYAKVIRLSPEHEPLIYKAANQFEAILENVVLNPESRRVEWDDDSKTENTRASYPIAHLENVVRSGTAGHPRALFFLSADAYGVLPPIARLSPEQAMYYFLSGYTARVAGTERGVTEPKATFSACFGAPFLPMHPGVYAGMLGEKIKKHGPKVYLVNTGWTGGPYGVGRRFPLPLTRALLKAALSGALDRVAYRKDPVFGFEVPLEVPGVPQDLLDPRKTWADKEAYDRQAERLARLFQDNFQKYAQGVEEAVRRAGPRVE
- a CDS encoding heme o synthase — protein: MRQAWFNRYAWGVLLANLLVALFGAFVRATGSGAGCGAHWPTCNGEVIPRAPQVETLIEFTHRATSGLAFLSVLALFLWALRAFPKGHPARFGAGLALLFMVTESLVGASLVLFGWTAQNASAARAVVQMVHLANTYFLLAALVLTAWWASGGTPLRLRGQGAVGPALLLGLLALLFLGMSGAVTALGDLLFPVRSTLEALERSLSPGEHFLVRLRVLHPLIAVSVGLYVVFTGYLAAHLRPSPRTRLLAHALAYLYGVQLLLGLVNVWLKAPVWMQLLHLLLAYAVWLAFVLLAASALGRDAQRVELGEGGLEAHRGTGGATWRDYLALTKPKVVSLLLFTALLATLIAARGWPGLPVFLAVALGGYLMAGAANAINMVVDRDIDARMRRTARRPTVTQRVSSRDALLFALALALLGFLVLFWGANLLAATLALMGLIWYVLVYTLYLKRRTWHNIVIGGAAGAFPPLVGWAAVTGDLSLFAWYLFALIFFWTPVHFWALALLIQDDYRAVGVPMLPVVLGERVTVMQIALYAVLTALISLMPLMLGELGLLYLAFSFVLNLLLILKSLALYRQPERSTAVSLYKYSMLYLALLFAAMAVDRAL
- the coxB gene encoding cytochrome c oxidase subunit II yields the protein MRRAALALAFLGMALAQEGHRVAITHPGGSYNQEVAFLWPWVYFFSFVIFLVVAGSLAYVTWKFRARPDDTAEPPQIHGNERLEVLWTLIPIFIVLVLFGLTAKALIQVNRPIPGALKVEVTGYQFWWDFHYPELGLRNSNELILPLGVPVEFTITSKDVIHSFWVPGLAGKRDAIPGQKTLIRFTPKEPGNYYGFCAELCGPSHARMLFRVLVVPKEAFGRFVEEAKAPPPVADARGRQVFQQNCAACHGVARSVPPAVIGPELGLFGNRTSLGAGIVDHTPENLKAWIKNPAGMKPGVKMPGFPQLSEGDLDALVRYLEGLRVAGLDLKALPRF